In a genomic window of Polycladomyces abyssicola:
- a CDS encoding NifU family protein yields MKEQVQEVLDKLRPFIQRDGGDVELVDVEDGVVKVRLLGACGSCPSSTITLKAGIERALMEEVPGVKEVEQVL; encoded by the coding sequence ATGAAAGAACAAGTACAAGAAGTATTGGACAAACTGCGTCCGTTCATCCAACGCGACGGCGGTGACGTGGAACTGGTGGATGTGGAAGACGGCGTGGTGAAAGTTCGTCTGCTCGGTGCCTGCGGCAGCTGCCCCAGCTCCACCATCACGCTGAAAGCGGGGATCGAACGCGCCCTGATGGAAGAAGTGCCGGGCGTCAAAGAAGTGGAGCAAGTCCTTTAA
- a CDS encoding bifunctional cystathionine gamma-lyase/homocysteine desulfhydrase, whose amino-acid sequence MRLDTKLIHAGVFGDVHTGAVTVPIYQVSTYKQEGIGQHKGYEYSRTGNPTRAALEQLIAELENGTRGLAFASGMAAVSTILSLFDQGDHLVVGDDVYGGTYRVLTKVFNRLGIDSTFVDTSDLDQVRQAIRPNTKAVYLETPSNPLLKVSDIEAVAGICRERNVLLIVDNTFMTPYWQNPLDLGADIVIHSATKYLGGHSDVVAGLVAVTDEDLGEQLHFLQNSIGGVLGPQDSYLLIRGIKTLGVRMRQHEANARQLAEWLKDRDDIEKVYYPGLPDHPGHDIAARQARGFGGMISFDVGSGRRAEQVVKKVRYFTLAESLGAVESLISVPARMTHASIPPERRAELGITDGLIRISVGVEDIADLMDDLDQALRS is encoded by the coding sequence ATGCGTTTGGATACCAAGTTGATTCATGCCGGTGTGTTCGGTGACGTGCACACCGGGGCGGTCACCGTGCCGATCTACCAAGTGTCGACTTATAAGCAGGAAGGAATCGGCCAGCATAAAGGATATGAATACTCCCGAACCGGCAACCCGACGCGAGCAGCGTTGGAACAATTGATCGCAGAATTGGAAAACGGTACGCGCGGACTGGCTTTCGCCTCCGGTATGGCCGCTGTGTCGACGATTCTTTCGTTGTTTGATCAGGGGGATCACCTGGTGGTGGGTGACGACGTGTACGGCGGCACCTACCGGGTGTTGACCAAGGTGTTCAACCGGCTGGGCATTGATTCGACTTTCGTGGATACGAGCGATTTGGACCAAGTAAGGCAGGCGATCCGCCCCAATACCAAGGCGGTGTACCTGGAAACACCCAGCAATCCTTTGCTCAAAGTGTCGGATATTGAGGCGGTGGCCGGTATTTGCCGCGAGCGGAACGTGCTGTTGATCGTGGATAACACGTTTATGACACCGTACTGGCAAAACCCGCTCGATTTGGGTGCCGATATCGTCATTCACAGTGCGACCAAATATCTGGGCGGACACAGTGACGTCGTGGCCGGCTTGGTTGCGGTCACAGATGAAGACCTGGGTGAGCAATTGCATTTCCTGCAAAACTCGATCGGCGGTGTGTTGGGACCCCAGGACTCCTACTTGTTGATCAGAGGTATCAAAACACTGGGTGTGCGGATGCGCCAGCATGAAGCCAATGCCCGTCAACTGGCGGAATGGCTGAAGGATCGCGACGATATCGAGAAAGTCTATTATCCAGGCCTTCCGGATCATCCGGGACACGACATCGCTGCACGCCAAGCGCGCGGATTCGGCGGCATGATTTCGTTTGATGTGGGCAGCGGCAGGCGGGCCGAACAAGTCGTGAAAAAAGTGCGGTACTTCACGCTGGCGGAAAGTCTGGGAGCGGTAGAAAGCCTGATCAGTGTTCCCGCGAGAATGACCCATGCTTCCATTCCGCCGGAGCGGCGTGCCGAACTGGGCATCACCGACGGGTTGATCCGGATTTCAGTAGGAGTGGAAGACATCGCCGACCTGATGGATGATTTGGATCAAGCGCTTCGTTCATAA
- a CDS encoding DUF1462 family protein — MKTQPIEILVFGADTPCPSCVNGPSSRETADWLEAALGRKYGSQITVRYIDIEHPEGEEETAFASRVLDGEYFYPVVVIGSEVVAEGDPKLKVIQTKLEALGAVPTELR, encoded by the coding sequence ATGAAAACGCAACCGATCGAGATCCTCGTTTTCGGTGCGGACACCCCTTGCCCCAGTTGTGTGAACGGTCCGTCCTCCCGGGAAACGGCTGATTGGTTGGAAGCGGCGTTAGGGAGGAAGTACGGTAGTCAAATCACTGTTCGGTATATCGACATCGAGCATCCCGAAGGGGAAGAGGAAACCGCCTTTGCGTCCAGGGTGCTCGACGGTGAGTACTTTTATCCGGTGGTGGTGATCGGCAGTGAAGTGGTGGCAGAGGGGGATCCCAAGCTGAAAGTGATCCAAACCAAATTGGAGGCGCTTGGAGCCGTTCCCACCGAACTGCGCTAA
- a CDS encoding ABC transporter ATP-binding protein, producing the protein MEAHVEKILEVEGLKKYFPAGRGQVVKAVDDVTFHVYKGETLGLVGESGCGKSTIGRTIIRLYNATGGTVKFKGKNVHELKGKEAKQFNREMQMIFQDPYASLNPRMTVADIIAEGLDIHGLAKGKERRERVVELLRTVGLNEEHADRFPHEFSGGQRQRIGIARALAVDPDFIIADEPISALDVSIQAQVVNLMKKLQREKGLTYLFIAHDLSMVKYISDRVGVMYLGNLVELAESQELYDNPLHPYTEALLSAVPIPDPAVEKRRERILLKGDVPSPINPPSGCRFRTRCPKAMDICAEVTPTWQEVRPLHWVACHLYQEESKNEVAASSEQTS; encoded by the coding sequence ATGGAAGCCCATGTGGAAAAAATCCTGGAAGTGGAAGGACTTAAAAAATATTTCCCTGCCGGCAGGGGACAGGTCGTCAAAGCGGTGGACGATGTCACCTTTCACGTATACAAGGGCGAAACGCTCGGGTTGGTGGGCGAGTCCGGATGCGGAAAATCCACGATTGGCCGGACTATCATCCGTTTGTACAACGCTACAGGCGGAACGGTGAAGTTCAAAGGGAAAAACGTGCATGAGCTGAAAGGTAAAGAGGCGAAACAGTTCAACCGGGAGATGCAGATGATCTTCCAAGACCCGTATGCCTCACTCAACCCACGGATGACCGTGGCCGACATCATCGCGGAGGGGCTCGATATCCATGGTCTGGCCAAAGGCAAGGAGCGACGCGAACGCGTGGTGGAGCTGTTGCGGACGGTGGGGTTGAACGAAGAGCATGCCGATCGTTTTCCACACGAATTCAGTGGCGGTCAACGGCAACGGATCGGCATTGCCCGGGCACTGGCCGTGGACCCGGACTTCATCATCGCCGATGAGCCCATTTCGGCACTGGACGTCTCGATTCAGGCCCAGGTGGTCAACCTGATGAAAAAATTGCAGCGGGAAAAAGGGTTGACCTATCTGTTTATTGCCCATGACTTGTCGATGGTGAAATATATCAGTGACCGTGTCGGGGTGATGTATCTCGGCAATTTGGTGGAACTGGCGGAAAGTCAGGAGCTGTATGACAACCCGCTTCATCCCTATACCGAAGCTCTGTTGTCCGCTGTGCCCATCCCTGATCCGGCTGTGGAGAAACGGCGCGAACGAATCCTGCTCAAAGGCGACGTACCCAGCCCGATCAACCCGCCGAGCGGATGCCGTTTCCGTACCCGTTGTCCCAAAGCGATGGACATCTGCGCAGAAGTGACACCCACTTGGCAGGAAGTGCGCCCCCTTCACTGGGTTGCATGTCATTTGTACCAAGAAGAGAGCAAAAACGAAGTGGCCGCATCGTCGGAGCAAACGAGCTGA
- a CDS encoding ABC transporter ATP-binding protein, whose product MEKVLEVRDLHVSFDTYNGEVKAVRGVSFDLKKGETLAIVGESGCGKSVTSQTIMRLIPNPPGRIKQGEILFDGKDLTKLSEREMEKIRGAEIAMIFQDPMTSLNPTMTVGRQITEGLMKHQKMSKEEAKKKAVEMLRLVGIPSPESRVNQYPHQFSGGMRQRAMIAIALSCAPKILIADEPTTALDVTIQAQIMELMKELQEKMNTSIILITHDLGVVADVADRVVVMYAGKVVETGTVEEIFYRPRHPYTWGLMASMPRLDQKKEQELLPIPGSPPNLIAPPKGCPFAARCKHVMKICQERMPDVTNISSNHQVSCWLEHPMAPKVEPPAQLVEGGAN is encoded by the coding sequence ATGGAGAAGGTGTTGGAAGTACGGGATCTGCATGTTTCGTTTGACACATACAACGGAGAAGTGAAAGCGGTACGCGGCGTCAGTTTTGACTTGAAAAAAGGGGAAACGCTGGCCATCGTCGGGGAGTCCGGTTGTGGAAAAAGCGTGACTTCCCAAACGATCATGCGGTTGATTCCCAATCCTCCCGGACGGATCAAACAAGGCGAAATTCTGTTTGACGGCAAGGATTTGACCAAACTGTCCGAACGGGAGATGGAAAAAATCCGCGGTGCGGAAATCGCGATGATTTTCCAAGATCCGATGACGTCTCTCAACCCGACGATGACGGTGGGTCGGCAGATCACCGAAGGATTGATGAAGCATCAAAAGATGAGCAAAGAGGAAGCAAAGAAAAAGGCGGTCGAGATGCTCCGGCTCGTGGGCATCCCCAGCCCTGAATCGCGGGTGAATCAATACCCGCACCAGTTCAGTGGCGGGATGCGCCAGCGTGCCATGATTGCCATCGCCTTGTCCTGTGCTCCGAAGATTCTCATCGCCGACGAGCCGACGACGGCGTTGGACGTGACGATTCAGGCGCAGATCATGGAGCTGATGAAAGAGCTGCAGGAGAAGATGAACACCTCCATCATCTTGATCACGCATGATTTGGGTGTGGTGGCCGACGTGGCGGATCGCGTCGTCGTGATGTATGCGGGGAAAGTGGTGGAAACCGGTACGGTGGAAGAGATATTCTACCGTCCGCGTCATCCGTACACCTGGGGATTGATGGCTTCCATGCCGCGGCTGGACCAGAAAAAAGAGCAGGAATTGCTCCCCATTCCGGGTTCGCCGCCCAACCTGATCGCTCCGCCAAAGGGCTGTCCGTTTGCAGCCCGATGCAAACATGTCATGAAAATCTGCCAGGAACGCATGCCCGATGTGACGAATATCTCATCAAACCATCAGGTTTCCTGTTGGCTGGAACATCCGATGGCGCCAAAGGTAGAACCACCGGCTCAACTGGTAGAAGGGGGAGCGAACTGA
- a CDS encoding peptide ABC transporter substrate-binding protein codes for MKKRFYLSLVILLVASMLLSACGGVQQNTGASGNVLTVRSDGEPPNLDSAISTDNISFNLLNAVMEGLMRLDKNNKPQPAMAESYTISPDKKTYTFKLRDAKWSDGKPVRAQDFEYAWKRALAPETASEYAYILYPILNAEKYNTGKAKAEDVGVKALDDKTLQVKLEAPSPYFLGLTSFATYYPQRKDIVEKYGKEYALEPNKMVYNGPFVLASWQHNESYTLKKNPNYWDKATVKLDGINFKIVKEVSSAINLYNTNNLDVVPRLSQEYVDAYKSKPDFKRVPEAVTSYLEFNMKKEKVLRNVKIRKAIQMGIDTNILANNITKDGKPATGFVPPTLQGGNGKLYREQAPAFVKFNKDEAKKLLAEGLKEEGLSQFPTMELLGDDTDVAKKALQYIKEQLRTNLGINVNIRSVPFKERLERSKNGNFQIVLSRWGADYDDAMTFLDLFVTNGGFNRGGYSNPKFDELIKKAKMNPDFNQRLQQMVEAEKILVQDDAGIAPLYWRDRLNLERPNVKGLVHHPFGADDDFKWVTLDK; via the coding sequence ATGAAAAAGCGCTTTTATTTGTCCCTGGTCATTTTGCTTGTGGCCAGCATGCTGCTTTCCGCATGCGGCGGCGTTCAGCAAAACACCGGTGCTTCCGGCAATGTGCTGACCGTACGTTCGGATGGTGAACCGCCGAACCTGGACAGTGCGATCTCCACGGACAACATTTCGTTCAACCTGTTGAACGCGGTGATGGAAGGTCTCATGCGTCTGGACAAAAACAACAAACCGCAACCGGCGATGGCTGAGAGCTACACGATCAGCCCGGACAAAAAGACCTACACGTTCAAACTGCGTGACGCCAAATGGAGCGACGGGAAGCCGGTTCGCGCCCAAGACTTCGAATATGCGTGGAAACGGGCGTTGGCGCCTGAAACCGCTTCTGAATACGCTTATATCTTGTACCCGATTCTGAACGCGGAGAAATACAACACCGGCAAAGCGAAAGCAGAAGATGTCGGTGTTAAGGCGCTGGACGACAAAACCTTGCAAGTGAAACTGGAAGCGCCGTCTCCGTACTTCTTGGGACTGACTTCATTTGCCACCTATTATCCGCAACGGAAGGACATTGTGGAAAAATACGGAAAAGAATATGCGCTGGAGCCGAACAAAATGGTCTACAACGGACCGTTTGTTTTGGCCAGCTGGCAACACAACGAAAGTTACACCCTGAAGAAAAACCCGAACTACTGGGATAAGGCAACCGTCAAACTGGACGGCATCAACTTCAAAATCGTGAAGGAAGTATCGTCTGCGATCAACCTGTACAACACCAACAACCTTGATGTGGTACCGAGACTCAGCCAAGAGTATGTGGATGCGTATAAATCCAAGCCGGACTTCAAACGGGTGCCCGAGGCTGTGACCAGCTATTTGGAATTTAACATGAAAAAAGAGAAAGTTTTGCGTAATGTGAAGATCCGCAAGGCAATCCAAATGGGCATCGACACCAACATCTTGGCCAACAACATCACGAAGGATGGCAAGCCGGCCACCGGGTTTGTCCCGCCGACCCTGCAAGGCGGAAACGGCAAGCTCTACCGTGAGCAAGCGCCAGCCTTTGTGAAATTCAACAAAGACGAAGCCAAAAAGTTGCTGGCGGAAGGCTTGAAGGAAGAAGGTCTCAGCCAATTCCCGACGATGGAATTGCTGGGTGATGACACGGATGTGGCGAAAAAAGCGCTGCAATACATCAAAGAACAACTGCGCACCAATCTGGGCATCAATGTCAATATCCGTTCGGTTCCGTTCAAAGAGCGTCTGGAACGCTCCAAAAACGGCAACTTCCAAATCGTATTGTCCCGCTGGGGTGCTGACTATGACGACGCCATGACCTTCTTGGATCTGTTCGTGACGAACGGTGGCTTCAACCGCGGCGGATACAGCAACCCGAAATTTGATGAGCTGATCAAAAAGGCCAAAATGAACCCGGACTTTAACCAGCGTCTGCAGCAAATGGTGGAAGCCGAGAAAATCCTGGTGCAGGACGATGCCGGTATCGCACCGCTGTACTGGCGTGATCGTCTGAACCTGGAGCGGCCGAACGTTAAAGGTCTGGTGCATCATCCGTTCGGAGCCGATGACGACTTCAAATGGGTAACGTTGGACAAGTGA
- a CDS encoding ABC transporter permease, with the protein MEATKQLNQDLSPEMFQPGEVSPEERNGLSSKHVGYWTDVWRRFRSNKGAIIGFTILLVVGFLALFGQHFVPYDYQTMNYTIQNKEPFGNHYFGTDNFGRDLWARTWYGARISLTIAFLAVLIDMTIGVTFGAISGYFGGKVDTVMQRILEVMYCIPQLIILILMMLYFEPGIVPIAIAMGITGWVPMARIVRAQVMRLKEQEFVLAARTLGASHGRLLLKHLLPNVMGPIIVAVTFSIPQAIFFEAFLSFIGLGINPPAASLGMLVNDGFRNLQLFPYQVFYPGLVLALIMLSFNLLGDGLRDALDPKLRR; encoded by the coding sequence ATGGAAGCGACCAAACAACTCAACCAGGATTTATCCCCGGAGATGTTTCAACCCGGTGAAGTGAGTCCGGAGGAGAGAAACGGGCTGTCCTCCAAACACGTCGGGTACTGGACCGATGTGTGGCGCCGTTTTCGCTCCAACAAAGGGGCCATCATCGGTTTCACCATTTTGTTGGTGGTCGGTTTTCTGGCCCTGTTTGGACAGCATTTCGTTCCGTATGATTATCAGACTATGAACTATACCATTCAGAACAAGGAACCGTTCGGCAATCACTATTTCGGGACGGACAACTTCGGACGCGATCTGTGGGCCCGGACTTGGTACGGCGCGCGCATCTCCTTGACCATCGCCTTTTTGGCCGTGTTGATCGACATGACGATCGGTGTGACGTTCGGCGCGATTTCCGGATATTTCGGCGGCAAAGTGGACACCGTCATGCAGCGGATTTTGGAAGTGATGTACTGTATTCCGCAACTGATCATCCTCATTTTGATGATGCTGTATTTTGAGCCCGGTATCGTGCCAATCGCGATTGCGATGGGAATTACCGGATGGGTGCCGATGGCGCGGATCGTTCGCGCGCAGGTGATGAGGCTGAAGGAGCAGGAGTTCGTATTGGCCGCGCGGACGCTGGGTGCGAGCCACGGGCGGTTGCTGTTGAAGCACCTGTTGCCCAACGTGATGGGGCCCATTATCGTGGCGGTCACGTTCTCCATTCCGCAAGCGATTTTCTTTGAGGCCTTCCTCAGCTTTATCGGTTTGGGGATCAATCCTCCGGCGGCCAGCTTGGGGATGTTGGTGAACGACGGCTTCAGAAACCTGCAATTGTTCCCGTATCAAGTGTTTTATCCGGGATTGGTCTTGGCCCTGATCATGTTGAGCTTCAACTTGTTGGGTGACGGATTGCGCGACGCGTTGGATCCGAAACTGCGTCGATAG
- a CDS encoding ABC transporter permease, which yields MGRYILQRSIYMIVTLWVIITFTFFLMHFMPGSPLQNEERIPPKLKETIMKEYGLDQPLPVQYVQFLGNLFQGDLGKSFQYNGRDVTELIFQGFPASAQVGIQAVIFGIVIGLTLGVIAALRRGSWADNLATVVAVLGVSVPSFLLAGILSFYVGVKLLWLPPAGWGTWQHTILPSLALSGLVIAQMSRYIRTEMLEVLGQDYMKTAKAKGLSRATVVFRHALRNALIPAVTILGPLTINIITGSLVIEQIFGIPGMAWLFVQSIQVNDYPAIMGVTIFYSVLIIVSIFVVDILYGIIDPRIRIAGAKE from the coding sequence ATGGGTCGTTATATCCTGCAGCGGTCGATCTATATGATTGTCACGCTATGGGTCATCATTACCTTTACTTTCTTTCTCATGCATTTCATGCCCGGTTCTCCTTTACAGAACGAAGAGCGCATTCCGCCCAAATTGAAGGAGACGATCATGAAAGAGTACGGGCTCGACCAGCCGTTGCCTGTACAATATGTGCAATTCTTGGGCAATTTGTTTCAGGGTGATTTGGGCAAATCATTCCAATATAATGGTCGGGACGTAACTGAATTGATTTTCCAAGGGTTCCCGGCTTCTGCTCAAGTGGGGATTCAGGCTGTGATCTTCGGCATTGTGATCGGGCTGACCCTGGGTGTCATCGCCGCATTGCGGCGGGGAAGTTGGGCGGACAACCTGGCCACCGTGGTGGCGGTGTTGGGGGTGTCGGTTCCCAGCTTCTTGTTGGCGGGGATACTCTCTTTTTATGTCGGCGTAAAATTGCTTTGGTTGCCACCGGCAGGGTGGGGTACATGGCAACATACGATTCTGCCTTCACTGGCTTTATCCGGTTTGGTCATCGCGCAGATGTCCCGCTATATCCGCACGGAAATGCTGGAAGTGTTGGGTCAGGACTACATGAAGACGGCCAAGGCCAAGGGGTTGAGCCGGGCTACGGTCGTGTTCCGTCATGCCCTTCGTAACGCGCTGATCCCGGCTGTGACCATTTTGGGGCCGCTCACGATCAATATCATCACCGGTTCGCTCGTGATCGAGCAAATCTTCGGTATTCCCGGCATGGCGTGGCTGTTCGTGCAATCGATTCAAGTCAATGACTACCCCGCCATCATGGGTGTCACCATTTTCTACAGTGTGCTGATCATCGTCAGCATTTTCGTGGTGGATATCTTGTACGGCATTATCGACCCGCGGATTCGGATAGCCGGTGCGAAGGAGTGA
- the cysK gene encoding cysteine synthase A — MKQVYEDVKELIGWTPIVRIKRFEIPDGVNIYAKLEFFNPGGSVKDRLGIELIRDAEQKGLLKPGGTIIEPTAGNTGIGLALAAVGTGYRVIFVVPKKFSEEKQELMRALGAEIVNTPTEEGMKGAIAKAKELAEKIPGAYVPQQFANPANPGAHYKTTGPEIWQQMDGKVDVFVAGAGSGGTFMGTARYLKEQNPAIKTVIVEPEGSILGGGQPGPHKTEGIGMEFLPDYMDPSYFDEIYTVLDKDAFDMVKHLAKREGLLVGSSSGAAFFAALQEAKKAKPGTNIVVIFPDSSERYLSQKIYQGGI; from the coding sequence ATGAAGCAGGTATATGAAGATGTAAAAGAACTGATCGGTTGGACACCGATCGTACGGATAAAACGGTTCGAAATTCCGGATGGGGTGAACATTTACGCCAAGCTGGAGTTTTTCAATCCCGGCGGAAGTGTGAAAGACCGGCTTGGAATCGAGCTGATCCGGGATGCTGAACAAAAAGGCCTGCTGAAACCCGGCGGTACCATCATCGAGCCGACCGCAGGGAACACCGGGATCGGACTGGCGTTGGCAGCCGTCGGGACCGGGTATCGGGTGATTTTCGTTGTGCCGAAAAAGTTTTCTGAGGAAAAACAGGAACTGATGCGGGCATTGGGGGCGGAAATCGTCAACACCCCGACGGAGGAAGGGATGAAAGGCGCCATCGCCAAGGCGAAGGAATTGGCCGAAAAGATTCCCGGTGCCTACGTTCCCCAGCAGTTCGCCAACCCCGCCAACCCTGGAGCGCATTACAAAACGACCGGCCCGGAGATTTGGCAGCAGATGGACGGTAAGGTGGATGTCTTTGTGGCGGGAGCGGGAAGCGGTGGGACCTTCATGGGTACGGCCCGCTATTTGAAAGAGCAAAACCCCGCCATTAAAACGGTGATTGTAGAACCGGAAGGTTCCATTCTGGGCGGTGGTCAACCGGGACCGCACAAAACGGAAGGGATCGGGATGGAGTTTCTTCCCGACTATATGGACCCGTCCTACTTTGATGAGATCTACACTGTATTGGACAAAGATGCGTTTGACATGGTGAAGCATCTGGCGAAGCGAGAAGGATTGTTGGTGGGCAGTTCGTCTGGAGCCGCTTTTTTTGCAGCCCTGCAGGAAGCGAAGAAAGCCAAGCCCGGTACCAACATCGTGGTGATTTTCCCGGACAGCAGCGAGCGCTATCTGAGCCAAAAGATTTATCAGGGAGGGATTTGA
- a CDS encoding nitroreductase family protein: MTTQTELSAIEVMKARGSVKKYQRGVEIPKEDLEEILKLAAKAPSSWNLQHWRYLVITSQEMKEKILPIAYNQQQVVDSSATVVILGDLEADKSAEDVYKPALEAGHITQQVYDTLIGQIKDAYANNPQKARDEAILNASLSAMQLMLAAKAKGYDTCPMGGFDREKLIQALNIPPRYIPVMLVVIGKAAAPARPSSRFPLEKLVIRESF; this comes from the coding sequence ATGACCACGCAGACGGAACTGTCGGCCATCGAAGTGATGAAAGCACGCGGCAGCGTAAAAAAGTACCAACGGGGTGTGGAGATTCCCAAGGAGGACCTGGAAGAGATTCTTAAGCTCGCGGCGAAAGCTCCGTCCTCTTGGAACCTCCAGCATTGGCGTTACTTGGTGATCACCTCGCAAGAGATGAAGGAGAAGATTCTGCCGATCGCTTACAACCAGCAGCAAGTGGTGGATTCCTCGGCCACTGTCGTCATTCTGGGCGATCTGGAAGCGGACAAAAGTGCTGAGGATGTGTACAAACCGGCTTTGGAAGCGGGCCATATCACACAGCAGGTGTACGACACCTTGATCGGGCAGATCAAAGACGCTTATGCCAACAACCCACAGAAGGCCCGCGACGAGGCCATCCTCAATGCCTCCCTGTCGGCCATGCAGCTGATGCTGGCTGCCAAGGCCAAAGGTTACGATACCTGCCCGATGGGTGGATTCGACCGGGAAAAATTGATTCAAGCGCTCAACATCCCGCCGCGTTATATCCCGGTGATGCTGGTCGTCATCGGTAAAGCTGCCGCTCCGGCCCGCCCGTCCAGCCGGTTCCCGCTGGAAAAACTGGTCATTCGGGAAAGCTTCTGA